In one window of Eggerthella guodeyinii DNA:
- a CDS encoding molybdopterin-dependent oxidoreductase yields MRFNKKAIIVATCAACTLGLAVGCAPQQSENASTAAPSGDGAAAPQEQNLTPEQQAVIDGAEGTTNEDINEDYYPGKEYLDGLWDRWDQVATEYAPEVRTLPNGQMVQRTPTEYEVDPDAWQIQAGSNSYNTYWLDADNRGCESCHADMNALLKNLPYEHPVAWNDELDNKTTLQQCLFCHSYAPGYISKQYEFGTLMHGIHFGSRTKGEFADQYDGDCMSCHNATENGGGMELWDTTKYDRLWGINDVENVQGTFAIDQERTQDQSGVFSYDWMHAYYDNMRHGAGVNGLDLEMPQSLFDEWTITVDGNVNAEYTATLPELIKEAEADGAVVTKTSKMVCNWNPVGGGGVTNTEITGIPVSWLVEKAGGYKDGTTGVKALRADGSSKRAFPVGKVDSDEALLVYKIGGEYLDATRGYPCTNWVEGVDAQINSKQVDTYHVTDEDIDYTDKWAGNPNGWQNEDDVPMNKPNATILGVPDGLLVQNGQPYEFSGYVDGYDEKIASVEFSMDRGETWTKYDLADTDRNKMVWWTYSYTPELEGAYCLTIRATTESGMVSFETQTVMFNAKDKLPSPEETTVLKTASLVPPKVEAATDEKSE; encoded by the coding sequence ATGAGGTTCAACAAGAAGGCCATCATCGTGGCAACCTGCGCGGCCTGCACGCTCGGCCTGGCGGTCGGATGCGCGCCGCAGCAGTCGGAGAACGCGAGCACCGCCGCTCCGTCCGGAGACGGCGCCGCCGCCCCGCAGGAGCAGAATCTCACGCCCGAGCAGCAGGCCGTCATCGACGGCGCCGAGGGCACGACGAACGAGGACATCAACGAAGACTACTATCCCGGCAAGGAGTACCTCGACGGGTTGTGGGACCGCTGGGACCAGGTGGCAACCGAGTACGCGCCCGAGGTGAGGACGCTGCCGAACGGCCAGATGGTGCAGCGCACGCCCACCGAGTACGAGGTCGATCCCGACGCCTGGCAGATCCAGGCCGGCTCGAACTCGTACAACACCTACTGGCTCGATGCCGACAACCGCGGCTGCGAATCGTGCCACGCCGACATGAACGCGCTGCTGAAGAACCTGCCCTACGAGCACCCGGTGGCATGGAACGACGAGCTGGACAACAAGACGACGCTGCAGCAGTGCCTGTTCTGCCACTCGTACGCGCCCGGTTACATCTCCAAGCAGTACGAGTTCGGCACGCTCATGCACGGCATCCATTTCGGATCGCGCACGAAGGGCGAGTTCGCCGACCAGTACGACGGCGACTGCATGTCGTGCCACAACGCCACCGAGAACGGCGGCGGCATGGAGCTGTGGGACACCACGAAGTACGATCGCCTGTGGGGCATCAACGACGTTGAGAACGTGCAGGGCACCTTCGCCATCGACCAGGAGAGGACGCAGGATCAGAGCGGCGTGTTCTCGTACGACTGGATGCACGCCTACTACGACAACATGCGTCACGGCGCGGGCGTGAACGGCCTCGACCTCGAGATGCCGCAGAGCCTGTTCGACGAATGGACCATCACGGTGGACGGCAACGTGAACGCCGAGTACACGGCCACGCTGCCCGAGCTCATCAAGGAAGCGGAAGCCGACGGCGCCGTGGTGACGAAGACCTCGAAGATGGTGTGCAACTGGAACCCGGTCGGCGGTGGCGGCGTCACGAACACCGAGATCACCGGCATTCCCGTGAGCTGGCTCGTCGAGAAGGCGGGCGGCTACAAGGACGGCACGACGGGCGTCAAGGCGCTGCGCGCCGACGGCAGCTCCAAGCGCGCCTTCCCCGTGGGCAAGGTCGACTCCGACGAGGCGCTGCTGGTGTACAAGATCGGCGGCGAGTACCTCGACGCGACGCGCGGCTACCCGTGCACGAACTGGGTCGAGGGCGTCGATGCGCAGATCAACTCCAAGCAGGTCGACACCTACCACGTCACCGACGAGGACATCGACTACACCGACAAGTGGGCCGGCAACCCGAACGGGTGGCAGAACGAGGACGACGTTCCCATGAACAAGCCCAACGCCACCATCCTCGGCGTGCCCGACGGCCTGCTCGTGCAGAACGGCCAGCCCTACGAGTTCTCGGGCTACGTGGACGGCTACGACGAGAAGATCGCGAGCGTCGAGTTCTCGATGGATCGCGGCGAGACCTGGACGAAGTACGACCTGGCCGACACCGACCGCAACAAGATGGTGTGGTGGACGTACTCCTACACGCCCGAGCTGGAAGGCGCGTACTGCCTGACCATCCGCGCCACCACCGAGAGCGGCATGGTGAGCTTCGAGACCCAGACCGTGATGTTCAACGCAAAGGACAAGCTGCCCAGCCCCGAGGAGACGACCGTGCTGAAGACCGCGTCGCTCGTCCCCCCGAAGGTCGAAGCGGCAACCGACGAGAAGAGCGAGTAG
- a CDS encoding helix-turn-helix transcriptional regulator, translated as MGNRGLHSNPVGVLASCGLGLNLVWCTLMGHTLGFMSSTAGMDAWVNPRLFFLAGILVCTVAFAAAPRALKHADGMLRFVLPLLSAFGTACFGMSFHQTFFDPGALAVGGLFVAGVGYFWLAARYILLLARTQGYVCAVGSIAGGLVVKLPILLVLGAFASPTVQVVIAIIMPVATALLFETACAMARDRADRAEEERAEHAPLAAAGIDEVRVRTVFGVPAVPRTRKHTSAAERRTMFVLLAIAAVVLAVIRSVSYLGMWGDTNASISTALPWLTALVIPAACVVVFAYAALALLADAALPIRFQPALLLILVGLFVVAIQANPTGASLGFLTVVIQIDELFAHLLFWTVVVTALDVLDVPSYRVMGAAGIVYAGASIAWVLLLGRAAIVDTLLVMLATYAFVTVALCAVWFMPNRKGASSGEDAAPLVQTVSDTCLELAGRYALSPRETEVFVLLAQGRTRAFIQDELVLSGSTVKTHVSHIYAKMGVHDRQEMMDLIWS; from the coding sequence ATGGGCAACCGCGGTCTGCATAGCAATCCGGTGGGCGTGCTCGCTTCGTGCGGGCTGGGGCTCAATCTGGTGTGGTGCACGTTGATGGGCCACACGCTGGGCTTCATGTCGTCCACCGCCGGCATGGACGCATGGGTGAACCCGCGGCTGTTCTTCCTTGCGGGCATCCTCGTGTGCACGGTGGCGTTCGCGGCGGCGCCGCGCGCGCTCAAGCACGCCGACGGCATGCTGCGCTTCGTGCTGCCGCTGCTCTCGGCGTTCGGCACGGCGTGCTTCGGCATGTCGTTCCATCAGACGTTCTTCGATCCCGGCGCGCTGGCCGTGGGCGGCCTGTTCGTGGCGGGCGTGGGCTACTTCTGGCTGGCCGCGCGCTACATCCTGCTGCTCGCGCGCACGCAGGGCTACGTGTGCGCCGTCGGCAGCATCGCGGGCGGGCTGGTGGTCAAGCTTCCCATCCTGCTCGTGCTCGGCGCGTTCGCGAGCCCTACCGTGCAGGTGGTCATCGCCATCATCATGCCGGTGGCCACGGCGCTGCTGTTCGAGACGGCCTGCGCCATGGCGCGCGACCGCGCGGACCGCGCCGAAGAGGAGCGGGCCGAGCATGCGCCGCTCGCCGCAGCGGGGATCGACGAGGTGCGCGTGCGCACGGTGTTCGGCGTGCCGGCCGTCCCGCGCACGCGCAAGCACACGTCGGCTGCCGAGCGCCGCACCATGTTCGTGCTGCTGGCCATCGCGGCGGTGGTGCTGGCGGTCATCCGCTCGGTCAGCTACCTCGGCATGTGGGGCGACACGAACGCGAGCATCTCCACGGCCCTGCCGTGGCTCACCGCCTTGGTCATCCCGGCGGCCTGCGTCGTGGTGTTCGCGTACGCGGCGCTCGCGCTCCTGGCCGACGCCGCGCTGCCGATCCGCTTCCAGCCCGCGCTGCTGCTCATCCTCGTGGGCCTGTTCGTGGTGGCCATCCAGGCGAACCCCACGGGCGCGTCGCTCGGGTTCCTCACCGTGGTCATCCAGATCGACGAGCTGTTCGCGCACCTCTTGTTCTGGACCGTGGTGGTGACGGCGCTCGACGTGCTCGACGTGCCGTCGTACCGCGTCATGGGCGCGGCCGGCATCGTGTACGCGGGCGCGTCCATCGCCTGGGTGCTGCTGCTGGGGCGCGCGGCCATCGTGGACACGCTGCTCGTCATGCTGGCCACGTACGCCTTCGTGACCGTCGCGCTGTGCGCCGTCTGGTTCATGCCGAACCGCAAGGGTGCCTCCTCCGGCGAGGACGCGGCGCCGCTCGTGCAGACGGTGTCCGACACGTGCCTCGAGCTGGCGGGGCGCTACGCCCTGTCGCCGCGCGAGACCGAGGT